The following are encoded in a window of Bradyrhizobium barranii subsp. barranii genomic DNA:
- a CDS encoding conjugal transfer protein TrbF: MPARNSPDNPYLAARQEWNERYGSYVKAAAAWRTIGIVAMVMAVIGFAYALFQSTQVKLVPYIVEVDKLGTAASAGYPQQIEYADPRVVRATLGSFISNFRSVTPDAVVQKQYIDRTYALLRTSDPATQKINDWFRSNSPFERAKTTTIAIEVNNIVALSNQSYQIDWTEFERDRKGKQTGEHRFRGIATVTLTPPQDEQTIRLNPIGLYLRDFDWTAQL; this comes from the coding sequence ATGCCCGCGCGCAATTCGCCCGACAATCCCTATCTCGCCGCGCGCCAGGAATGGAACGAGCGCTACGGCTCCTATGTGAAGGCGGCCGCAGCGTGGCGCACCATCGGCATCGTCGCCATGGTCATGGCCGTGATCGGCTTCGCCTATGCACTGTTCCAGAGCACGCAGGTTAAGCTCGTTCCCTACATCGTCGAGGTCGATAAGCTCGGCACCGCCGCGAGCGCTGGCTATCCGCAGCAAATCGAATATGCGGATCCGCGGGTCGTGCGCGCGACGCTCGGAAGCTTCATCTCGAACTTCCGATCGGTCACGCCCGATGCGGTCGTGCAGAAGCAGTATATCGATCGGACCTATGCGCTGCTGCGGACCTCCGATCCCGCCACGCAAAAGATCAATGACTGGTTTCGGAGCAACTCGCCGTTCGAGAGGGCCAAGACGACGACGATCGCCATCGAGGTCAACAACATCGTCGCCCTATCCAACCAATCCTATCAGATCGACTGGACCGAATTCGAGCGCGACAGGAAGGGAAAGCAAACCGGCGAACACCGCTTTCGCGGCATCGCCACTGTCACGCTGACTCCACCCCAGGACGAGCAGACCATCCGGCTCAATCCGATCGGCCTTTACCTCCGTGATTTCGACTGGACGGCGCAACTATGA